Proteins encoded in a region of the Streptomyces sp. PCS3-D2 genome:
- a CDS encoding SRPBCC family protein translates to MAEVTAESRIEASAAKLWSQLTDWDAYGQWSMTHTDFPQGGPQTLAVGSTFAENMKMMGFPAEVLWTVSELEDQRLFAITGKGPMGVAVLTRYTLTPDGGATTVRIDGEFTGAAVSLMAGKLKDSATAALNESLRKLAGLVA, encoded by the coding sequence ATGGCCGAAGTCACCGCGGAATCACGCATCGAGGCGTCCGCCGCGAAGCTCTGGTCCCAGCTGACGGACTGGGACGCGTACGGACAGTGGAGCATGACCCACACCGACTTCCCGCAGGGCGGTCCGCAGACACTGGCCGTCGGATCCACCTTCGCCGAGAACATGAAGATGATGGGCTTCCCGGCCGAAGTCCTCTGGACCGTCTCCGAGCTGGAGGACCAGCGCCTCTTCGCCATCACCGGCAAGGGCCCGATGGGCGTCGCCGTCCTGACCCGCTACACCCTGACCCCGGACGGTGGAGCCACCACGGTGCGCATCGACGGCGAGTTCACCGGTGCCGCCGTCTCTCTGATGGCGGGCAAGCTGAAGGACTCGGCCACCGCCGCCCTGAACGAGTCGCTGCGCAAGCTCGCCGGCCTGGTCGCCTGA
- a CDS encoding LysR family transcriptional regulator, whose translation MLNLERLRTLDALARHGSVSGAADGLHVTTSAVSQQMAKLEREVGQPLLAKNGRGVRLTDAGRLLADHAARIISQVEQAQADVEAQRGRAVGELRIGAFPTAMRGLLPQALTALRAGHPDLRIRVCEQEPEESMTAVVRGDLDMALAIDWHNKRMPVPAELTRTHLLDDSVDIAVPAGHRLADRSTISLAEFADDEWISWNEGQFCHEWLVFTLRGTGIEPRIAHIAEEHHTQLAFVEAGLGVCVAPKLGRGPVPPGVRLLPVCDAVRRHVYAVWRADADRRPSIRAAVDALRTTAAELQPAQGVL comes from the coding sequence ATGTTGAACCTGGAGCGCCTTCGCACCCTCGACGCCCTCGCCCGACACGGCTCGGTCAGCGGCGCGGCCGATGGACTCCACGTCACCACCTCCGCCGTGTCCCAGCAGATGGCCAAGCTGGAGCGCGAGGTCGGACAGCCGCTGCTGGCGAAGAACGGCCGCGGAGTCCGGCTCACCGACGCCGGACGGCTCCTCGCCGACCACGCGGCCCGGATCATCTCCCAGGTGGAGCAGGCCCAGGCCGATGTCGAGGCCCAGCGCGGTCGTGCCGTCGGCGAGCTGCGCATCGGCGCCTTCCCCACCGCCATGCGCGGGCTGCTGCCCCAGGCCCTGACCGCACTGCGCGCCGGCCATCCGGACCTGCGGATCCGGGTGTGTGAGCAGGAGCCCGAGGAGAGCATGACGGCCGTCGTGCGCGGCGACCTCGACATGGCGCTCGCGATCGACTGGCACAACAAGCGCATGCCGGTGCCCGCGGAGCTCACCCGTACCCACCTGCTGGACGACTCCGTCGACATCGCGGTCCCGGCCGGTCACCGGCTGGCCGACCGGAGCACCATTTCGCTCGCCGAGTTCGCCGACGACGAGTGGATCTCCTGGAACGAGGGTCAGTTCTGCCACGAGTGGCTGGTCTTCACCCTGCGCGGCACCGGAATCGAGCCGCGCATCGCGCACATCGCCGAGGAGCACCACACCCAGCTGGCCTTCGTCGAGGCCGGACTCGGGGTGTGCGTCGCGCCGAAGCTGGGCCGCGGCCCGGTGCCGCCGGGCGTGCGGCTGCTTCCCGTCTGCGACGCCGTGCGCCGCCACGTGTACGCCGTCTGGCGTGCGGACGCCGACCGCCGGCCTTCCATCCGTGCTGCGGTCGATGCCCTGCGGACGACGGCGGCCGAGCTCCAGCCGGCACAAGGCGTGTTGTGA
- a CDS encoding DMT family transporter, translated as MQASGKNAGLGLALVSACAFGGSGVAAKPLIEAGLDPLHMVWLRVAGAALVLSPLAWRHRNLLRRRPALLAGFGLVAVAGVQAFYFASLSRIPVGVALLLEYLGPALLLGYIRFVQRRPVTRGAAAGAAVAVVGLACVVEIWAGLSLDLLGVLFGLAAACCQAFYFVFADQGSDGEDAPDPLGVIAYGMLVGALVMTVIARPWEIDWQVLGGEASVGGTMVPAPALLGWVVLVATVFAYVTGVVSVRRLSPQIAGVVAFLEAVVATVLAWVLLGEHLSTWQIVGGALVLGGAFIAQSSRPAPQPAAEPHPVDREPTRA; from the coding sequence ATGCAAGCGTCAGGGAAGAACGCCGGACTGGGCCTCGCCCTCGTCTCGGCGTGTGCGTTCGGCGGTTCCGGAGTGGCTGCGAAGCCGCTGATAGAGGCGGGTCTGGACCCCCTCCACATGGTGTGGCTCAGAGTGGCCGGCGCGGCGCTCGTGCTGTCCCCGCTGGCTTGGCGCCACCGCAACCTCCTCCGGCGCAGGCCCGCGCTGCTCGCGGGTTTCGGTCTGGTCGCCGTCGCGGGCGTTCAGGCCTTCTACTTCGCCTCCCTGTCCCGTATCCCGGTGGGGGTGGCCCTCCTGCTGGAGTACCTGGGGCCGGCGCTGCTGCTCGGTTACATCCGCTTCGTCCAGCGCAGGCCCGTGACCCGCGGGGCCGCCGCCGGCGCGGCCGTGGCCGTCGTCGGCCTGGCCTGCGTGGTGGAGATCTGGGCCGGGCTGAGCCTGGATCTGCTCGGCGTGCTCTTCGGCCTCGCCGCCGCCTGCTGCCAGGCGTTCTACTTCGTCTTCGCCGACCAGGGCTCCGACGGCGAGGACGCTCCCGACCCGCTCGGAGTGATCGCCTACGGCATGCTCGTCGGCGCCCTGGTGATGACGGTGATCGCCCGACCGTGGGAGATCGACTGGCAGGTGCTGGGCGGGGAGGCGTCCGTCGGCGGGACGATGGTGCCGGCGCCTGCGTTGCTCGGCTGGGTCGTGCTCGTCGCGACCGTCTTCGCGTACGTGACCGGAGTGGTCTCGGTCCGCAGGCTCTCTCCCCAGATCGCGGGTGTGGTGGCCTTCCTGGAGGCCGTGGTGGCCACCGTGCTGGCCTGGGTCCTGCTCGGCGAGCACCTGTCGACCTGGCAGATCGTCGGTGGCGCCCTGGTGCTGGGCGGCGCCTTCATCGCGCAGTCCTCCCGGCCGGCCCCGCAGCCCGCCGCCGAACCGCACCCGGTGGACCGGGAACCCACGAGAGCCTAG
- a CDS encoding pyridoxamine 5'-phosphate oxidase family protein, with product MTATPAAQPTESTGTPGAYEPTDRTVPTRSRDRARYDRETVHSILDEAYICHLGYVRDGAPVVLPTLFARVGESLYLHGSTGSRPLLAAGRTDPGLPVCVTVTHVDGLVLARSAFHHSLNYRSVVVHGTARQVTDEAECRTALNAMIDAVAPGRSGDVRPADAKELAATAVIRVDLDEVSAKLRTGSSNDDAEDLGLPYWAGVVPVGATYGTPVPAPDLDPGIAVPDYLTAL from the coding sequence ATGACCGCCACGCCTGCCGCGCAGCCGACGGAGAGCACCGGGACGCCCGGTGCGTACGAGCCCACCGACCGCACCGTCCCCACCCGCTCCCGCGACCGGGCCCGCTACGACCGCGAGACGGTGCACTCGATACTCGACGAGGCCTACATCTGCCACCTCGGCTACGTCCGCGACGGCGCGCCGGTGGTGCTGCCGACCCTGTTCGCCCGGGTCGGGGAGTCGCTCTACCTGCACGGCTCCACCGGTTCCCGCCCGCTGCTGGCGGCCGGCCGGACCGACCCGGGGCTGCCCGTCTGCGTCACCGTCACCCACGTCGACGGCCTGGTGCTGGCCCGCTCGGCCTTCCACCACTCGCTCAACTACCGCTCGGTGGTCGTCCACGGAACCGCCCGCCAGGTGACGGACGAGGCGGAGTGCCGAACGGCGCTGAACGCCATGATCGACGCCGTCGCCCCGGGCCGTTCCGGCGACGTGCGCCCGGCCGACGCCAAGGAGCTCGCCGCCACCGCGGTGATCCGGGTGGACCTGGACGAGGTGTCCGCGAAGCTCCGCACGGGATCGTCGAACGACGACGCCGAGGACCTGGGCCTGCCGTACTGGGCGGGCGTGGTCCCGGTCGGCGCGACCTACGGGACGCCCGTGCCCGCCCCGGACCTGGACCCCGGCATCGCCGTCCCGGACTATCTCACCGCGCTCTGA
- a CDS encoding DMT family transporter, translating into MSAPAAPRPAPEPPAPASATASTTATATAASPTTAPRRRGLLDWRVRFAILSVVWGFSFLLIKVGTEAYAPFQVALGRVLFGAVALLAVLLVRREPLPRGLRTWGHLTVAALLLNTAPFSLFAYAELSIPSSLAGICNATSPLWGMALSLVALSEDRPTRRRFAGLGLGFLGVLTVLGAWHGFSGVDARGTAFALLASFCYPIGWIYVRRTLAGAPGSPVALTGGQLLLSTLQLTLVSALFTAAPASFPLWPTLSVIALGALGTGMALQMQYGLVTEVGPTTAQMVTYFIPVIATTAGVLVLGEQLHWNTPVGAAIVLAGAALTQTHPTRRMQARPRLLLSGRSSYLRGDTS; encoded by the coding sequence ATGAGCGCACCCGCCGCCCCTCGGCCGGCCCCTGAACCCCCTGCACCGGCCTCCGCCACTGCCTCCACCACAGCCACGGCCACAGCCGCCTCCCCCACCACCGCCCCCCGTCGGCGCGGGCTCCTCGACTGGCGCGTGCGGTTCGCCATCCTCTCGGTGGTCTGGGGCTTCAGCTTCCTGCTGATCAAGGTGGGCACCGAGGCGTACGCGCCCTTCCAGGTGGCGCTGGGCCGGGTCCTGTTCGGTGCGGTCGCGCTGCTGGCCGTGCTGCTGGTCCGCCGCGAGCCGCTGCCCCGGGGCCTGCGTACCTGGGGCCACCTCACCGTCGCGGCGCTCCTGCTCAACACCGCGCCGTTCTCGCTCTTCGCGTACGCGGAGCTGAGCATCCCCTCCAGCCTGGCCGGCATCTGCAACGCCACGTCCCCGCTGTGGGGCATGGCGCTGTCGCTGGTCGCCCTCTCCGAGGACCGCCCGACGCGCCGCCGCTTCGCCGGCCTGGGCCTCGGCTTCCTCGGCGTGCTGACCGTACTCGGCGCCTGGCACGGCTTCTCCGGCGTCGATGCCAGGGGCACGGCGTTCGCCCTGCTGGCCTCGTTCTGCTACCCCATCGGCTGGATCTACGTCCGCCGCACGCTGGCCGGCGCCCCGGGCTCCCCCGTGGCCCTCACCGGCGGGCAGCTCCTGCTCTCCACCCTCCAGCTCACGCTGGTCAGTGCCCTGTTCACCGCGGCCCCGGCCTCGTTCCCGCTCTGGCCGACCCTGTCGGTGATCGCGCTGGGCGCCCTGGGCACCGGCATGGCCCTGCAGATGCAGTACGGCCTGGTGACGGAGGTCGGCCCGACCACCGCCCAGATGGTCACCTACTTCATCCCGGTCATCGCCACCACGGCCGGTGTGCTGGTCCTCGGCGAGCAACTGCACTGGAACACCCCGGTCGGCGCCGCGATCGTCCTGGCGGGCGCCGCCCTCACCCAGACCCACCCCACCCGCCGCATGCAGGCCCGACCGCGCCTGCTACTCTCCGGCCGATCTTCATACCTCCGAGGAGACACCTCTTGA
- a CDS encoding DMT family transporter translates to MSNHSPAAGRSLLYLVVAGAAWGTAGAAASLLFLGSDLGPLALSFWRCAGGLVVLLGVLALRRARPGRGRARPSAGEPSVGSLVVTGLLFTLFQAAYFAAVRETGLAVGTVVTLGAGPVLIALGARSWMGERLGRGGTVAVVGALAGLAVLVLGGGGAEVRPRGVGWALVSAAGYAAMTLRARRLGRRGAAGDPLVTTAWSVAVGAVCLLPLAAAEGLLPHTADLGRVLWLLLYVATVPTALAYALYFTGAAAVRAATVSVIMLIEPVSAAAIAVLVLGERLTGAVVLGTALLLAAVGALIVAESRRPAGGPAGPAAVRPAPQSAVR, encoded by the coding sequence GTGTCGAACCACTCGCCCGCCGCCGGGCGCAGTCTGCTGTACCTCGTCGTCGCCGGAGCCGCCTGGGGCACCGCCGGGGCGGCCGCCTCCCTCCTCTTCCTGGGCAGTGACCTCGGTCCGCTCGCCCTGTCGTTCTGGCGGTGCGCGGGCGGGCTCGTCGTCCTGCTCGGAGTGCTCGCCCTGCGCCGGGCGCGCCCCGGGCGAGGGCGGGCCCGGCCGTCCGCGGGCGAGCCCTCGGTGGGCTCACTCGTCGTGACCGGGCTGCTGTTCACCCTTTTCCAGGCCGCCTACTTCGCCGCCGTGCGCGAGACCGGGTTGGCCGTCGGCACCGTGGTCACCCTCGGCGCCGGGCCCGTGCTCATCGCGCTCGGCGCCCGCTCCTGGATGGGTGAGCGTCTGGGCCGCGGCGGCACGGTCGCCGTCGTGGGGGCGCTCGCCGGACTCGCCGTCCTGGTCCTGGGCGGCGGCGGCGCCGAGGTACGCCCGCGGGGTGTCGGGTGGGCGCTCGTGTCGGCCGCCGGGTACGCCGCGATGACCCTGCGGGCCCGCCGGCTCGGGCGCCGCGGGGCGGCCGGGGACCCGCTGGTGACCACCGCCTGGTCCGTCGCGGTGGGCGCGGTGTGCCTGCTCCCGCTCGCCGCCGCCGAGGGGCTGCTGCCGCACACCGCGGACCTGGGGCGGGTGCTGTGGCTACTGCTGTACGTCGCCACCGTGCCGACGGCGCTGGCGTACGCGCTCTACTTCACGGGTGCCGCCGCCGTCCGTGCCGCGACCGTGTCAGTGATCATGCTGATCGAACCGGTCAGCGCGGCGGCGATCGCCGTCCTCGTCCTCGGGGAGCGACTGACCGGCGCCGTCGTGCTGGGCACCGCACTGCTGCTGGCGGCGGTCGGCGCGTTGATCGTGGCGGAGTCCCGCCGTCCGGCGGGCGGGCCCGCCGGACCCGCCGCCGTGCGGCCGGCTCCTCAGAGCGCGGTGAGATAG
- a CDS encoding aminotransferase class I/II-fold pyridoxal phosphate-dependent enzyme codes for MLGEYRITGRRTSDIAASVEAGVASGELPPGSPLPPMRELAGVLGVNPNTVAAAYRTLRERGVIETAGRRGSRVRSRPSSTPRDALRMVLPAGVRDVAQGNPDVSLLPALDGALAAAARRHGRTPTLYGADPVAPDLARIARADFDADAVPPGPVAVTSGALDAIERVLAAHLRPGDAVAVEDPGWGAVLDLVPALGMRLLPVAVDDDGPRVDAAARALAAGARALVVTSRAQNPTGAAVSGERAAELRELLARYPGVLLIEDDHGHGIVDLPLHPLGGVTRHWAVIRSTAKAYGPDLRLAVLTGDEVTLDRVRGRQRLGPGWVSRLLQYAVVELWTAHAVDRAAVARAYAERRDALVEALWERGVRAHGRSGLNVWVPVADETVVVARLLAAGWGVAPGAAFRVEAGPGVRLTVSGLDVAEVPALADAVVAAVRPGVPGGRND; via the coding sequence GTGCTAGGAGAATATCGGATCACCGGGCGTCGTACATCTGATATCGCCGCCAGTGTCGAGGCGGGCGTGGCTTCGGGCGAGCTGCCCCCCGGATCCCCGCTGCCGCCGATGCGGGAGCTGGCGGGGGTGCTGGGCGTCAACCCCAACACCGTGGCGGCCGCCTACCGGACACTGCGCGAACGCGGGGTCATCGAAACGGCCGGGCGGCGGGGGAGCCGGGTGCGCTCCCGCCCGTCGAGCACCCCGCGGGACGCGCTGAGGATGGTGCTCCCGGCGGGGGTGCGGGACGTCGCGCAGGGCAACCCCGACGTGTCCCTGCTCCCCGCGCTGGACGGGGCGCTGGCGGCCGCCGCCCGCCGCCACGGGCGGACACCGACGCTGTACGGCGCGGACCCCGTCGCGCCGGACCTGGCGCGGATCGCCCGAGCCGACTTCGACGCGGACGCGGTGCCGCCCGGGCCGGTCGCGGTGACCTCGGGCGCGCTGGACGCCATCGAACGGGTCCTGGCCGCCCACCTGAGGCCCGGGGACGCGGTGGCGGTCGAGGATCCGGGTTGGGGCGCCGTGCTGGACCTGGTTCCCGCCCTCGGGATGCGGCTGCTGCCGGTGGCCGTGGACGACGACGGGCCCCGTGTCGACGCAGCGGCCCGGGCCCTTGCGGCCGGGGCGCGGGCGCTGGTGGTGACCTCCCGGGCGCAGAACCCGACGGGCGCGGCCGTGAGCGGGGAACGGGCGGCGGAGCTGCGGGAGCTGCTCGCGCGGTATCCGGGAGTGCTGCTGATCGAGGACGATCACGGGCACGGCATCGTCGATCTGCCGTTGCACCCGCTGGGTGGGGTGACCCGGCACTGGGCGGTGATCCGCTCCACCGCCAAGGCCTACGGCCCCGACCTGCGGCTCGCGGTGCTGACCGGGGACGAGGTGACCCTGGACCGGGTGCGGGGGCGCCAGCGGCTGGGCCCCGGGTGGGTGAGTCGGCTGCTGCAGTACGCGGTGGTGGAGCTGTGGACCGCGCACGCCGTGGACCGGGCCGCGGTCGCGCGGGCCTACGCGGAGCGGCGGGACGCCCTGGTCGAGGCCCTGTGGGAGCGGGGGGTGCGGGCGCACGGGCGCAGCGGGCTGAACGTGTGGGTGCCGGTGGCCGACGAGACGGTGGTCGTTGCCAGGCTGCTCGCCGCGGGATGGGGGGTGGCCCCGGGGGCCGCCTTCCGCGTCGAGGCGGGGCCGGGAGTGCGCCTGACGGTGTCCGGGCTCGACGTGGCCGAAGTGCCGGCGCTGGCCGACGCGGTGGTCGCGGCGGTCCGCCCCGGCGTGCCGGGCGGGCGCAACGACTGA